In Kangiella profundi, one DNA window encodes the following:
- the ribH gene encoding 6,7-dimethyl-8-ribityllumazine synthase: MSDFKLDFSATEYTGGRIAIVHARFNLPIINQMISGAKQRLDELKVPSDNVELFDVAGAYELPYAVQQVAKTGQFDAVIAIGVVIRGDTPHFDYVCAESSSGLMRASLDNDIPVIFGILTVNTKEQAEERANPAKMNKGGEAAATAVEMINLTRALKEKRS, from the coding sequence ATGAGCGACTTCAAGTTAGACTTTTCTGCAACTGAATACACAGGCGGTCGTATCGCCATAGTCCATGCCCGCTTCAATCTACCTATCATTAATCAAATGATTTCTGGTGCCAAGCAGCGCTTAGATGAACTTAAGGTTCCGAGTGACAATGTTGAGCTGTTTGATGTGGCAGGTGCTTATGAATTACCCTATGCAGTACAGCAGGTTGCCAAAACAGGTCAGTTTGACGCTGTGATTGCCATTGGTGTGGTCATTCGAGGCGATACTCCACATTTTGATTATGTCTGTGCTGAGTCAAGTTCTGGTTTGATGCGAGCCTCGCTGGACAATGATATCCCTGTCATCTTTGGCATTTTAACTGTCAATACCAAGGAACAGGCTGAAGAACGCGCAAACCCAGCAAAAATGAATAAAGGTGGGGAAGCTGCAGCGACTGCTGTTGAAATGATTAATTTAACTCGCGCACTAAAAGAGAAACGCTCATGA